The genomic region tgtagtagagatgaggttttgccatgttggccaggctgggctcaaactcctgacctttctcctgcctcagcttcccaaagtgctgggattacaggcatgagccacctcacccaacatcaggagccttttttttttttttttttttttctgaggcagagtctcactctgttgcccaggctggagtgcagtggccggatctcagctcactgcaaactccgcctcccgggtttacgccattctcctgcctcagcttccccagtagctgggactacaggcgcccgccacctcgcctggctagttatttgtattttttagtagagacggggtttcactctgttagccaggatggtctcgatctcctaacctggtgatccacccatctcggcctcccaaagtgttgggattacaggcttgagccaccgcatccggccaacCTCTTATACCACTGTCTCTTCCCCTGTGACTCCAGGGCTCCATGCCTCTAGCTGGGATAATGATGTCCAGACCTGGGGGGAGCCCAGGGCTCCCCACCTCTAAAACTCAGAGGGTAGGAAGCAAGAAACAGTCATAGGACTGCTCTGGAGATTGCTGGGGTCACCGGTCCCCAGGCTGCAGCTGCCTCTGGCCTGGCACCTCCCCTCCCCAAATGCTGGTGACCACCTCGCAGCCCTTCTTGGATGGGTCAGAGGTTACCCTGTCTTTCAGCTCGCCCAGCTTCTTCAGCTCCTTTACTTGCTGCTCCAACTGCAGTGCGCTCTTGTTCTCGTTGTTCTGGACAGAGAGAAGCAATCATTGGCCACCCACTATAGCTGGAGACCCCAGAACTTGGTGTCTGCCTCCCATAGCACCGGGAAGGGTGGAGGCAGGTTAGAAAAATCATCACATCTCTCCCACAGCC from Piliocolobus tephrosceles isolate RC106 unplaced genomic scaffold, ASM277652v3 unscaffolded_4795, whole genome shotgun sequence harbors:
- the LOC111532025 gene encoding golgin subfamily A member 6-like protein 9 — protein: MLKLGWEALYEQQAEPHSSLEELNNENKSALQLEQQVKELKKLGELKDRVTSDPSKKGCEVVTSIWGGEVPGQRQLQPGDR